From the genome of Spirosomataceae bacterium TFI 002, one region includes:
- a CDS encoding Putative flippase GtrA (transmembrane translocase of bactoprenol-linked glucose) — translation MGIKRKIAKEDVKSFSFFFLTALFGAAVNFGTQIPYESWLSQGGMDESDAYSWSIIASYLTATVLSFIPAKLLAFSAKETGNTKRETIKFLIIALLALVIQEGMSVFILENIANPFFTEFNEFIRKKGSHLGGMGFSFLANFFGHRLITFRSTGFYEKLKPNK, via the coding sequence TTGGGGATAAAGCGAAAAATAGCAAAGGAGGACGTCAAGAGCTTTTCATTTTTTTTTCTAACAGCACTTTTTGGTGCTGCCGTCAACTTTGGTACACAAATTCCTTATGAATCTTGGCTTAGTCAAGGTGGAATGGATGAATCAGATGCCTACTCCTGGAGTATTATCGCCTCATATCTCACAGCAACAGTCTTAAGTTTCATTCCTGCCAAGCTTTTAGCATTCTCAGCTAAAGAAACTGGAAATACAAAAAGAGAAACCATCAAGTTTTTAATCATTGCATTGCTTGCCCTAGTAATACAAGAGGGTATGTCGGTATTTATATTGGAAAACATTGCAAACCCATTTTTTACAGAGTTTAATGAATTCATTAGAAAAAAAGGCTCACACCTTGGTGGAATGGGATTCAGTTTCTTAGCCAACTTTTTTGGTCATCGCCTTATTACTTTTAGGAGTACCGGATTTTATGAAAAACTTAAGCCAAATAAATGA
- a CDS encoding NADH dehydrogenase subunit N, whose amino-acid sequence MYPIIALSITGLITLFLGFSAKSKQLLLPSVIAFLSIAFAVNFIDWNAPGLYFSEMVKVDNFNLSFTAILIATAILIVCLSDTFKNIEYAHPAEYFAIIQFSLVGAIMMVTFQNLIMLFLGIEILSVSMYVLTGADKRNIRGNEAAIKYFLMGAFATGIFLFGVAMIYGGTGSFDITTIASYISINALKSNFLLIGITFLMIGLLFKVSAAPFHWWTADVYEGAPTIFTTYMSTIVKTAGFVAIFKMASQALAGIGDFMTPMLIIMIVSSLLIGNIAAAMQASFKRMLAFSSISHAGYMLLPILGLNEMTGQTLIFYSIAYSFATISAFGVLMVVSKEDYVNGRPNEQISVFDGLFKRNSFLAVVLIIALLSLAGIPLTAGFWGKFFAFQDIGTGKYMWVLIFAIVSSAVGILYYFKPILASFKQTEASPSIHLKPIFKIIFIITTIGTLAFGIFPDLAKILF is encoded by the coding sequence ATGTATCCAATAATTGCACTTTCTATTACTGGGCTCATTACTTTGTTTCTAGGTTTTTCTGCCAAGAGTAAACAATTGCTATTACCATCGGTCATAGCATTTCTAAGCATTGCTTTCGCAGTTAATTTCATTGATTGGAATGCACCGGGATTGTATTTTAGCGAAATGGTAAAAGTTGACAACTTCAATTTGTCTTTTACCGCCATCCTCATTGCCACAGCTATTTTGATTGTATGTCTTTCCGATACCTTCAAAAACATTGAATATGCACACCCTGCAGAGTATTTTGCGATAATTCAATTTTCGCTTGTAGGTGCTATCATGATGGTGACATTTCAAAACCTCATCATGTTGTTCTTAGGTATTGAAATTCTATCGGTAAGTATGTATGTGCTTACAGGAGCCGATAAACGCAACATTAGAGGAAACGAAGCGGCTATCAAATACTTCCTAATGGGAGCATTTGCAACAGGAATATTTTTATTTGGTGTTGCAATGATATACGGAGGAACAGGTTCTTTCGACATCACTACAATTGCAAGCTACATTTCGATAAATGCTTTAAAGTCCAATTTCTTATTGATAGGAATTACCTTTCTTATGATAGGTTTATTATTTAAAGTTTCAGCAGCACCATTTCACTGGTGGACAGCAGATGTATACGAAGGGGCTCCTACCATTTTCACAACCTACATGTCGACTATTGTGAAGACAGCAGGTTTTGTTGCCATATTTAAAATGGCTTCTCAAGCTTTAGCGGGCATCGGAGATTTCATGACCCCTATGCTCATTATCATGATTGTGTCTTCTCTTTTGATAGGAAATATTGCAGCTGCAATGCAAGCTAGCTTTAAGCGAATGTTGGCATTTTCTAGTATTTCTCATGCCGGATACATGCTATTACCTATTCTTGGACTCAATGAGATGACCGGCCAAACATTGATTTTTTATTCTATCGCATATTCCTTTGCAACAATTTCCGCTTTTGGCGTTTTAATGGTTGTATCAAAGGAGGACTATGTAAATGGGAGACCCAATGAACAGATTTCAGTTTTTGATGGATTATTTAAACGAAACAGCTTTTTAGCCGTTGTACTGATAATTGCATTACTGTCATTAGCTGGAATTCCACTTACTGCTGGTTTTTGGGGTAAATTTTTTGCATTCCAAGATATTGGGACTGGAAAATATATGTGGGTATTAATATTTGCAATTGTATCTTCGGCCGTTGGAATACTATATTATTTTAAGCCTATATTAGCAAGCTTTAAGCAAACGGAGGCTTCACCAAGTATACACTTGAAGCCCATATTTAAAATTATATTTATAATAACAACTATAGGAACGTTAGCATTTGGAATATTTCCCGATCTAGCAAAAATCCTTTTTTAA
- a CDS encoding NADH dehydrogenase subunit M — protein sequence MNLLILFLIPLLGSLLLFSLKSTSGKNIATAISGAALILTAYLIFQSEGLTFSKPWIKSFNINFSLGLDGLSKVMVLITSLVSFLVILSSFTSTEKNKNNTFYALLLFAQAVLLGVFMAKDIFLFYFFFEVALIPVYFLALKWGGENAPKATFRMFLYTIFGSLFMLVAFVYLYSKGQTSDITALAQTATILPENIQRWLFWAFFIAFAIKMPVFPFHTWQPDAYTESSSSATMLLSGILSKMGVYGLLRILVPFSPLGLENYGMIAATLAIVGLIYGSIIAIQQDNMKRLVAFSSFAHMGLMAAGVFVFNETAIQGSIFQMLSHAVGAVGLFYVVDIISKKTGTLSLSSLGGISQKAPKLVTLFMVILLGSVALPLTNGFVGEFLLLKGVFDFNPILGAVAGLTIILGAVYMLRLMQKSMFGPSNETTANIEDIGTSEMLVLIPISLFVIVTGIFPNWILELTANTIAQI from the coding sequence ATGAATCTACTAATTCTATTTTTGATTCCATTGCTTGGTAGCCTACTGCTTTTTTCATTGAAAAGTACGAGTGGAAAAAATATTGCAACCGCAATTTCAGGAGCTGCTTTAATACTAACGGCATATTTGATATTCCAATCAGAGGGACTCACTTTCAGCAAGCCATGGATTAAGTCTTTCAATATCAACTTTAGCCTTGGTTTAGATGGACTGTCCAAAGTAATGGTGCTCATCACAAGTCTTGTTAGCTTCTTGGTGATACTATCTAGCTTTACATCTACTGAGAAGAATAAAAACAATACCTTTTACGCCCTGCTACTTTTTGCTCAAGCTGTTTTGTTAGGAGTATTCATGGCAAAAGACATTTTCCTATTCTATTTCTTTTTTGAAGTAGCTCTTATCCCTGTCTATTTCTTAGCACTAAAGTGGGGAGGAGAAAATGCTCCTAAGGCAACTTTCAGGATGTTTTTATACACCATCTTTGGTAGCTTGTTCATGTTAGTTGCGTTTGTTTATCTTTATTCCAAAGGACAAACAAGCGACATCACAGCTTTAGCTCAAACAGCAACAATTCTTCCTGAGAACATACAGCGTTGGTTATTCTGGGCATTTTTCATTGCATTTGCTATTAAGATGCCTGTTTTCCCATTTCACACTTGGCAACCAGATGCATATACTGAATCATCTAGCTCTGCTACGATGCTTCTTTCAGGCATTTTATCCAAAATGGGTGTTTATGGTTTACTAAGAATCTTGGTTCCGTTTTCTCCACTAGGACTTGAAAACTACGGAATGATCGCCGCTACACTTGCAATTGTGGGACTCATTTATGGCTCTATCATTGCTATTCAGCAAGATAACATGAAACGCTTAGTAGCTTTTTCTTCTTTTGCCCATATGGGGCTCATGGCTGCTGGAGTTTTTGTTTTTAATGAAACTGCGATTCAGGGTAGTATATTCCAAATGCTATCGCATGCGGTAGGAGCAGTTGGACTGTTTTATGTTGTAGACATTATCAGTAAAAAGACAGGGACATTAAGTTTAAGTAGCCTTGGCGGTATTTCGCAAAAAGCACCGAAGCTTGTGACGCTATTTATGGTCATATTGCTTGGGAGTGTAGCACTTCCACTTACAAATGGTTTCGTAGGAGAGTTTCTTTTACTAAAAGGAGTATTTGACTTCAATCCTATACTTGGAGCTGTCGCAGGACTTACTATTATTCTTGGAGCAGTTTACATGCTTCGTCTTATGCAAAAATCCATGTTTGGACCTAGCAATGAGACAACAGCCAATATAGAAGACATAGGAACTAGTGAAATGCTTGTTCTTATTCCAATAAGCTTATTTGTAATTGTTACTGGAATATTCCCAAATTGGATTCTAGAACTTACAGCCAATACCATTGCCCAAATATAA
- a CDS encoding NADH dehydrogenase subunit L, whose amino-acid sequence MSLIKFIPLFPLIGFLINGLGFKNIPKSIVPWIGIGASFLSFVCTFLVYQDFQSNPTPQIVTLFDWINVGGLSIPFAFQVDQLSIIMLFVVTGVGTLIHLYSKGYMSHDEGFGKFFAYLNLFLFAMLLLVLGANYLIMFIGWEGVGLCSYLLIGFWNKNSEFGNAARKAFIMNRIGDLGLLIGIFLIIQQFGTLNYLEVFDKASIMQISDPAIIAITLALFVGAMGKSAQIPLFTWLPDAMAGPTPVSALIHAATMVTAGIYLVVRSNVLYSLAPETLEFIAWIGTATAVIAATIGVFQNDIKKVLAYSTVSQLGYMFIGLGVMAYSSGLFHVITHAFFKALLFLGAGSVIHAMSDEQDIRKMGGLFGKIKITAITFLIGTIAISGLPPFAGFFSKDEILAHVFTHNKAMWVFAMIGSFLTAFYMFRLFFLTFMGKFRGSKEQECHLHESPSSMTIPLIVLAVFSVIGGFIGFPEVFHLPHSLNNFLAPIFEGSKKVQPSFGELHLDHSTEWLLMGISVAVAIVALVIAYIIYVKNESVPSEDEEITGWQKVVYNKYYIDEVYNGIFVGPMRKASVFFYKTIENNGIAKLTNGTGGLVSIAGKSIAKAQNGSTILYVFLMCICIALILGINFGDNFILGVQNFFLTIKSYFS is encoded by the coding sequence ATGTCATTAATCAAATTTATTCCACTTTTTCCGCTGATCGGTTTCCTGATCAACGGTCTTGGATTTAAAAATATACCAAAAAGTATAGTCCCATGGATCGGGATAGGAGCTTCATTCCTATCGTTCGTGTGTACTTTTTTAGTCTATCAAGATTTTCAAAGTAACCCAACTCCTCAAATTGTAACACTATTTGATTGGATAAATGTTGGAGGCTTGAGCATTCCTTTCGCTTTTCAAGTTGATCAACTGAGCATTATCATGCTTTTTGTGGTTACTGGCGTAGGAACTTTAATACACCTTTACTCCAAAGGCTACATGAGCCACGACGAAGGTTTTGGGAAGTTTTTTGCTTACCTCAACCTTTTCTTATTCGCGATGTTGCTTCTAGTTTTAGGAGCAAACTACCTCATTATGTTCATTGGTTGGGAAGGTGTCGGTTTATGTTCTTACCTTCTTATTGGATTTTGGAACAAAAACTCTGAATTCGGAAATGCCGCAAGAAAGGCATTCATCATGAACAGGATTGGTGACTTAGGTTTACTAATCGGAATTTTCTTGATCATACAGCAATTCGGGACGCTTAATTATCTTGAAGTTTTCGACAAAGCAAGTATAATGCAAATAAGCGATCCTGCTATTATTGCAATTACACTTGCCCTATTTGTTGGTGCAATGGGAAAGTCAGCACAAATACCACTTTTCACTTGGTTACCAGATGCAATGGCGGGTCCTACACCAGTTTCTGCATTGATTCATGCGGCAACAATGGTTACTGCAGGTATTTATTTAGTAGTAAGATCAAATGTCCTCTATTCCCTTGCACCCGAAACTCTCGAGTTTATTGCTTGGATAGGAACAGCCACAGCGGTTATTGCAGCCACCATCGGTGTATTTCAAAACGATATTAAAAAGGTCCTTGCATACTCTACAGTTAGCCAATTGGGTTACATGTTTATAGGATTGGGTGTAATGGCTTATTCATCTGGTTTGTTTCATGTAATCACTCATGCTTTTTTCAAAGCTCTTTTGTTCTTAGGAGCAGGAAGTGTCATACATGCTATGAGTGATGAACAGGATATTCGCAAAATGGGAGGCCTCTTTGGCAAAATAAAAATTACAGCGATTACATTTCTGATTGGAACAATCGCAATTTCTGGGCTTCCTCCCTTTGCAGGTTTCTTCTCAAAGGATGAAATTCTTGCTCATGTCTTCACACACAACAAAGCAATGTGGGTGTTTGCAATGATTGGTTCTTTCCTCACAGCATTTTACATGTTTAGGTTATTCTTCTTAACCTTCATGGGTAAGTTTAGAGGAAGTAAAGAGCAAGAATGCCACCTACACGAATCACCATCTTCAATGACGATTCCATTGATCGTACTCGCAGTTTTTTCTGTGATTGGTGGCTTTATAGGATTTCCAGAAGTATTTCATTTACCTCATAGTTTGAATAACTTCCTTGCACCAATTTTTGAGGGATCTAAAAAAGTACAACCTAGTTTTGGTGAACTTCATTTGGACCATAGCACAGAATGGTTGCTTATGGGCATTTCAGTTGCAGTAGCAATAGTGGCATTGGTAATCGCCTATATTATTTATGTCAAAAATGAATCCGTTCCTTCAGAGGATGAGGAAATCACTGGTTGGCAAAAAGTAGTCTATAACAAATACTATATTGATGAAGTCTACAATGGCATTTTCGTAGGTCCTATGCGAAAAGCCTCTGTGTTCTTTTACAAAACAATAGAGAATAACGGAATTGCAAAACTTACCAATGGTACTGGAGGATTAGTTTCTATTGCAGGAAAATCAATTGCCAAAGCTCAAAACGGATCAACTATTCTTTACGTATTCCTAATGTGTATTTGCATTGCTTTAATTTTGGGAATCAATTTTGGAGACAATTTTATCCTTGGTGTTCAAAACTTTTTTTTAACCATTAAATCATACTTTTCTTAA
- a CDS encoding NADH dehydrogenase subunit K yields MVNFVLLATILFIIGIVGVLVRRNILVIFMSIELMLNAVNLLLVTFSTYNSDPNGQIFVFFIMAVAAAEVAVGLAIIVMIYRNVRTIDIGLLDKLRG; encoded by the coding sequence ATGGTCAACTTTGTCCTATTGGCTACTATATTATTTATTATCGGGATAGTGGGTGTATTGGTTAGGAGAAATATTCTTGTCATTTTCATGTCGATAGAGTTGATGCTAAATGCAGTCAATCTTTTGTTGGTGACTTTCTCGACTTACAATTCGGACCCAAACGGTCAGATCTTTGTATTTTTCATAATGGCAGTTGCCGCTGCGGAAGTGGCAGTTGGTTTGGCGATAATTGTTATGATCTATCGCAACGTTAGAACTATTGATATTGGACTTTTAGATAAATTAAGAGGCTAA
- a CDS encoding DNA polymerase-3 subunit epsilon has protein sequence MTHSLKLKKPLAIFDLETTGTNISKDRIVEISVAKAMPDGSVEIKTKRVNPEMPIPIEVSLIHGIYDEDVKDEATFKQLARSLSQFLEGCDLGGYNSNRFDIPMLVEEFLRVDNDLFDVSNRKFVDVQRIFHQMEPRTLGAAFKFYCGKTLENAHSAEADTLATLDVLCAQIEKYENEPLPGSKEPEVFPVQNNVEALHEFTSGNIVDFAQRMSFDSKGEIVFNFGKHRGKKVLDVLKREPAYYDWIINNDFPMDTKRKLTEIKLKSSGLFS, from the coding sequence ATGACCCATTCGCTTAAATTAAAAAAACCGCTAGCAATCTTTGATCTTGAAACCACTGGTACCAATATCAGTAAAGATCGTATTGTAGAAATAAGTGTTGCCAAAGCAATGCCAGATGGTAGCGTAGAAATAAAAACAAAGCGAGTAAATCCGGAAATGCCTATTCCAATAGAGGTTTCTTTGATCCATGGCATATATGATGAAGATGTAAAGGATGAAGCCACCTTTAAGCAATTGGCTCGTTCACTGTCGCAATTTCTCGAAGGTTGTGACCTTGGAGGCTACAATAGCAACAGGTTCGATATCCCAATGCTTGTTGAGGAGTTTTTGAGAGTTGATAACGACCTTTTTGATGTAAGCAACAGAAAGTTTGTGGACGTTCAGCGAATTTTCCATCAAATGGAGCCAAGAACTTTGGGTGCTGCATTCAAGTTTTATTGTGGTAAAACACTTGAAAATGCTCACAGTGCTGAAGCTGATACCCTCGCTACACTAGATGTGCTATGTGCTCAAATTGAAAAATACGAAAATGAACCACTTCCAGGAAGCAAAGAACCTGAAGTATTTCCTGTACAAAACAATGTAGAGGCTCTACACGAATTCACATCTGGAAACATCGTTGACTTTGCCCAAAGAATGTCATTTGACAGTAAGGGAGAAATCGTTTTTAATTTTGGAAAGCATAGAGGCAAAAAGGTTTTGGATGTCCTTAAAAGAGAGCCAGCATATTACGATTGGATCATAAATAATGACTTCCCAATGGATACAAAAAGAAAACTAACAGAAATAAAATTGAAATCTAGCGGCCTTTTTAGCTAA
- a CDS encoding DNA repair photolyase, producing the protein MQRTVIKGRGAQGNSNNRFLSQETIYDEELLNDIDFNLSPKTKIYIETPKKIMNKMSTPDIPAGYSVNPYQGCEHGCVYCYARNTHEYFGFSAGIDFEQKIIVKKNAPALIEIALKKKSYKPDVIMFSGNTDCYQPVEKKFELMRKMLLICEKYGNPISIITKNALVLRDADILARMAKRNLVRVILSITSLNEELRRALEPRTVSGVKRLEVLRKMSELGIPVGVMTAPIIPGLNDHEIPSIIKTSAENGALFVGYTVVRLNGSVETIFRDWIKRSFPNKADKVLSQIAEMHGGKTSDSRVGIRMKGEGRYAEHIKQLHLISKQKYLGDRKMPALDFSQFRNSEQLRLF; encoded by the coding sequence ATGCAGCGTACAGTGATTAAGGGTCGTGGAGCACAAGGAAATTCCAACAATCGCTTCTTATCGCAAGAGACAATCTATGACGAAGAATTACTAAACGACATAGATTTTAACCTCAGTCCTAAAACTAAGATTTATATAGAAACTCCTAAAAAGATCATGAATAAAATGAGTACTCCAGATATCCCTGCTGGGTATTCAGTTAACCCTTATCAAGGGTGTGAACACGGTTGTGTTTATTGTTATGCAAGAAATACGCATGAGTACTTTGGGTTTTCAGCCGGAATTGATTTTGAACAAAAGATAATAGTTAAAAAGAATGCTCCGGCTTTGATTGAAATTGCTTTGAAGAAGAAAAGTTACAAACCTGATGTAATTATGTTTTCGGGCAATACGGATTGTTACCAACCCGTGGAAAAGAAATTTGAGTTGATGAGAAAAATGCTTCTCATATGTGAGAAATATGGCAATCCAATAAGCATTATTACCAAAAATGCGTTGGTTTTACGAGATGCTGATATTTTGGCAAGAATGGCCAAGCGAAACTTAGTGAGGGTGATTTTATCAATAACTAGCTTGAATGAGGAATTGCGTAGAGCTCTTGAGCCTAGAACCGTATCGGGTGTAAAAAGGCTCGAAGTTTTACGAAAAATGAGTGAATTGGGAATTCCTGTGGGTGTAATGACCGCACCAATCATACCAGGGTTAAACGACCATGAGATTCCCAGTATTATTAAAACAAGTGCTGAGAATGGGGCATTGTTTGTAGGGTACACAGTCGTGCGACTCAATGGGTCGGTGGAAACAATTTTTAGAGATTGGATCAAGCGAAGTTTTCCCAATAAGGCAGATAAGGTTTTGTCTCAAATAGCCGAAATGCATGGAGGTAAAACTAGTGATTCTAGAGTTGGTATTAGGATGAAAGGTGAAGGGAGATATGCTGAGCATATCAAGCAGTTGCACTTAATCTCAAAGCAAAAGTATTTGGGAGATAGAAAAATGCCCGCTTTAGACTTTTCACAATTTAGAAATTCGGAACAGTTGAGGTTGTTTTAG
- a CDS encoding mRNA interferase HigB has product MFNVITRKTLLHYSQSYPLAKNAIFEWYYEILISDFKDFNELKLRFPSASLVGDDRVVFNILGNRFRLVVRIVFMYKAVQIKWFGTHSEYDNIDVKTVKFKL; this is encoded by the coding sequence ATGTTTAATGTCATAACGAGAAAAACTTTACTTCATTACAGTCAATCATACCCTCTTGCTAAAAATGCAATTTTTGAGTGGTATTATGAAATTTTAATCTCAGATTTTAAAGATTTTAACGAACTAAAACTAAGGTTCCCAAGTGCAAGTCTTGTTGGTGATGATAGAGTAGTTTTTAATATTTTGGGCAATAGATTTAGGTTGGTTGTGAGAATAGTGTTTATGTACAAGGCAGTTCAAATAAAATGGTTTGGCACACATTCCGAATATGACAATATTGATGTAAAAACAGTAAAATTTAAATTATGA
- a CDS encoding HTH-type transcriptional regulator / antitoxin HigA has translation MKLKPINSEEAYEEMLNWIDQAFDNLPELGSSDGDNLQIALLLVKDFEDKNYKVPFPDPIEAVKIRMEEKGLKNKDLIEWIGSKSYVSSILSGRKPMTLRIARILHEKLNIPAEVMLSV, from the coding sequence ATGAAGCTAAAACCAATTAACAGTGAAGAAGCATATGAAGAAATGCTAAATTGGATAGATCAGGCTTTTGATAATTTGCCTGAATTAGGCTCTTCTGATGGCGATAATTTACAGATTGCCCTTTTGCTTGTTAAAGACTTTGAGGACAAAAATTATAAAGTCCCCTTTCCAGACCCTATTGAGGCTGTCAAAATTAGAATGGAAGAGAAAGGGTTAAAAAATAAGGACTTGATTGAATGGATTGGTAGTAAAAGCTATGTTTCATCTATCTTGAGTGGTAGAAAGCCAATGACTTTAAGAATTGCAAGAATTCTACATGAAAAGCTAAATATACCTGCTGAAGTTATGCTTTCTGTTTAG
- a CDS encoding 3-oxoacyl-[acyl-carrier protein] reductase: MNRFEGKIAIITGAGTGIGFEIARQLVAEGASLILNDLDEKLAQDAASKLGNSLAFGGDASDISFIQKMVKTAVDHYGTVDFAIANAGITQFGDFFEFTEESFEKVMNLNLKGSFFLSQEVAKVLRSQKKPGKILLMSSTIGHQSIPFLACYAMSKAALKMMAKTLVSELSPFKININAIAPGATLTDRTAEENENYAETWGNLVPLKTIASPSDVAKSALFLLSGDADHITGQTLLVDGGWTSVSPPPPPPKMME; this comes from the coding sequence ATGAATAGGTTCGAAGGAAAAATAGCGATTATCACTGGTGCTGGTACTGGAATAGGTTTTGAAATCGCAAGGCAATTAGTGGCTGAGGGAGCTTCCCTTATATTAAATGACCTTGACGAAAAATTGGCCCAAGATGCTGCCAGCAAGCTAGGAAACAGTTTGGCCTTTGGTGGCGATGCTTCGGATATTTCCTTTATTCAAAAAATGGTTAAAACTGCCGTCGATCATTACGGCACAGTTGATTTTGCAATTGCAAATGCTGGCATCACACAATTTGGAGATTTCTTCGAATTCACGGAGGAGTCATTTGAAAAAGTAATGAACTTGAACCTTAAAGGCTCTTTTTTCTTAAGTCAAGAAGTTGCGAAAGTTTTAAGGTCTCAAAAAAAGCCAGGAAAAATTTTACTGATGTCGAGCACTATAGGCCACCAATCTATTCCTTTTTTGGCCTGCTATGCCATGTCAAAGGCTGCACTTAAAATGATGGCAAAAACCCTTGTTTCCGAACTTTCACCATTCAAAATTAACATCAACGCCATTGCTCCCGGAGCTACACTCACAGACCGAACTGCAGAAGAAAACGAAAACTATGCAGAAACTTGGGGTAACCTTGTGCCATTAAAAACCATCGCAAGCCCAAGCGATGTAGCAAAGTCCGCCTTATTCTTACTTTCAGGCGATGCTGACCATATTACTGGACAAACACTTTTGGTCGATGGTGGCTGGACCAGCGTAAGCCCACCTCCCCCACCACCTAAAATGATGGAGTGA
- a CDS encoding outer membrane protein, with translation MKKLLFIFLFPFSLIAQSSLNLEDCIQKTIATHPTYQSGIIASEAATVGIRQAKSQRLPTMSAGVFQSANFGRSIDRFTNAYIDQVYNSTYAQANLSMPLFQGFQIQNSIAQNQKLQTASLHGIQSAKNQLSLLTIQAYLEVLTSQELYAVAQKQVSSTREQLTFLQKQIDAGTIGKGDYLQLETQLGQGEFAVLSAKNNLDLAQNTLKQLTGILPNGDIEIQRIDGIADFDYDINEILSEAYQNSPDIKSFEETLESYVYETKAIRGRNLPQVDLYYNWNTLYASSNPDQEFFEQLNATRNSSITLGLSIPIFGRLQSKPFEQQVAIKTKTGQNQINQAKLELRQNIERAYAQFTAASGLLENATNQLSISQENLNIQETQFRAGTKGPLDYIVAQQNFNQANTAFINIKYQLIFQEKILRLLMNGE, from the coding sequence ATGAAAAAGCTACTATTTATATTCCTATTTCCTTTTAGCCTAATAGCCCAATCGAGCCTTAACTTAGAGGATTGTATTCAAAAAACAATTGCAACCCACCCAACATATCAATCGGGCATTATTGCCTCTGAAGCGGCGACTGTTGGAATCCGCCAAGCGAAAAGTCAAAGGCTACCAACTATGAGTGCTGGGGTATTTCAAAGTGCCAACTTTGGACGTAGTATAGATAGATTTACCAATGCCTATATCGACCAAGTATATAATTCTACGTATGCTCAGGCAAACCTTTCAATGCCTTTATTTCAAGGTTTTCAAATCCAAAATAGCATTGCTCAAAACCAAAAGCTACAAACCGCGAGCCTTCATGGTATTCAGTCTGCTAAGAACCAATTGAGTCTTTTAACTATTCAAGCTTATCTAGAAGTACTTACAAGTCAAGAGTTATATGCAGTAGCACAAAAACAAGTAAGCAGCACGAGAGAGCAACTCACTTTTTTGCAAAAACAAATTGACGCTGGTACAATAGGAAAAGGAGATTATCTACAATTAGAAACACAATTAGGTCAAGGCGAATTTGCGGTATTATCTGCAAAAAACAACCTTGACTTAGCTCAAAACACCTTAAAACAACTCACAGGAATCCTCCCAAATGGTGACATAGAAATTCAAAGAATAGATGGAATAGCTGACTTTGATTATGATATAAATGAAATTCTTAGTGAAGCTTATCAAAACTCTCCAGATATTAAATCATTTGAAGAAACCCTTGAAAGTTATGTATATGAGACCAAAGCTATTCGAGGTAGAAACCTTCCTCAAGTGGACCTTTATTATAACTGGAACACACTTTATGCATCTTCCAATCCAGATCAGGAATTTTTCGAGCAGCTCAATGCCACCCGAAATAGCTCCATTACTTTAGGCCTTAGCATTCCTATTTTTGGTCGCTTACAAAGTAAACCATTTGAACAGCAAGTAGCCATCAAAACGAAGACTGGTCAAAACCAAATTAATCAAGCCAAGCTAGAGTTAAGACAAAATATAGAAAGAGCCTATGCTCAGTTTACTGCAGCCAGTGGTCTTCTTGAAAATGCAACCAACCAATTATCTATTTCGCAAGAAAACTTGAACATTCAAGAAACTCAGTTTAGGGCAGGAACCAAAGGCCCATTGGATTACATTGTTGCTCAACAAAACTTTAATCAAGCCAATACAGCCTTTATAAACATTAAATACCAACTTATTTTCCAAGAAAAGATTTTGCGTCTGTTAATGAATGGAGAATAA